A single Camelus bactrianus isolate YW-2024 breed Bactrian camel chromosome 1, ASM4877302v1, whole genome shotgun sequence DNA region contains:
- the CLDN8 gene encoding claudin-8 — translation MATYALQIAGLVLGGVGMVGTVAVTVMPQWRVSAFIGSNIVVFENLWEGLWMSCMRHANIRMQCKIYDSLLALSPDLQASRGLMCAASVLAFLAFMTAILGMKCTRCTGDDEKVKGHILLTAGAIFIVTGFVVLVPVSWVANSIIRDFYNPIVDAAQKRELGEALYIGWTTALVLIAGGALFCCVSCSNAKSHSYRYSIPSHRTTQKSYHMEKKSPSVYSKSQYV, via the coding sequence ATGGCTACCTATGCCCTGCAAATCGCTGGACTGGTGCTTGGTGGTGTTGGAATGGTGGGCACAGTGGCTGTCACCGTCATGCCTCAGTGGAGAGTGTCTGCTTTCATTGGAAGCAACATTGTGGTTTTTGAAAACCTCTGGGAAGGACTGTGGATGAGTTGCATGAGGCACGCTAACATCAGAATGCAGTGCAAAATCTACGATTCCCTGCTGGCTCTGTCTCCAGACCTACAGGCATCCAGAGGACTGATGTGTGCTGCTTCCGTGCTGGCCTTCCTGGCTTTCATGACGGCCATCCTCGGCATGAAGTGCACCAGGTGCACTGGGGACGACGAGAAAGTGAAGGGTCACATCCTTCTAACGGCTGGAGCCATCTTCATCGTCACTGGCTTTGTGGTGCTCGTCCCTGTGAGCTGGGTTGCCAATTCCATCATCAGAGATTTCTACAACCCGATAGTGGATGCTGCCCAGAAACGTGAGCTTGGAGAAGCTCTCTACATCGGCTGGACCACGGCGCTGGTGCTGATTGCAGGAGGGGCGCTGTTCTGTTGTGTTTCTTGCAGCAATGCCAAGAGCCATAGCTACAGGTACTCCATACCTTCCCACCGAACAACCCAGAAAAGCTATCACATGGAGAAGAAGTCACCGAGTGTGTACTCCAAAAGTCAGTATGTGtag